A single region of the Thioalkalivibrio nitratireducens DSM 14787 genome encodes:
- a CDS encoding calcium/sodium antiporter: MWLPVLAVTAGLAALTVGADRLVLGASALARGLGVTPLLIGLTIVAFGTSAPEVVVSIVAALQGNPDLAVGNAIGSNIANIGLVLGATALIAPLVVASGILRREFPILLGATLLGLVLLLDGSLDRLDGLILLAGLAALTVWLVVQSLRGRGHPDRLGVDVEAAMPARMGLDRAVTWLAVGLVLLLAGSRILVWGGVELAGALGVSDLVIGLTIVAIGTSLPELATSVVAARKGETDLAIGNVIGSNLFNLLCVLAIPGLLAPSAVEMSVLMRDYPVMLAMTVLLLLLAAGLRGPHRVQRWEGALLLGLFAGYLILIGWSAAA; the protein is encoded by the coding sequence ATGTGGCTTCCCGTTCTGGCGGTCACGGCTGGTCTCGCGGCACTGACTGTCGGTGCCGACCGCCTCGTGCTGGGGGCGTCGGCACTTGCGCGCGGGCTCGGTGTCACCCCGCTGCTGATCGGGCTGACCATCGTCGCCTTCGGCACCTCCGCGCCCGAGGTCGTGGTATCGATCGTCGCCGCGCTGCAGGGCAACCCGGACCTGGCCGTCGGCAACGCGATCGGCTCGAACATCGCCAACATCGGCCTGGTGCTCGGCGCCACCGCACTGATCGCGCCCCTGGTGGTGGCGTCGGGGATCCTGCGTCGCGAGTTTCCGATCCTGCTGGGAGCGACCCTGCTGGGCCTGGTGCTGCTGCTGGACGGGTCGCTGGACCGGCTCGACGGCCTGATTCTGCTGGCCGGTCTCGCAGCCCTCACCGTCTGGCTGGTCGTCCAGAGCCTGCGCGGACGCGGCCATCCCGACCGCCTGGGCGTGGATGTCGAGGCGGCCATGCCAGCCCGGATGGGCCTGGACCGGGCCGTCACCTGGCTGGCGGTCGGCCTGGTGCTGCTGCTCGCCGGCAGCCGGATCCTGGTCTGGGGCGGCGTGGAACTCGCCGGGGCACTCGGCGTCAGCGATCTGGTGATCGGCCTGACGATCGTGGCCATCGGCACCAGCTTGCCGGAACTCGCGACGTCGGTGGTCGCGGCCCGGAAGGGCGAGACGGATCTCGCGATCGGGAACGTGATCGGCTCCAACCTTTTCAACTTGCTGTGCGTACTCGCGATTCCCGGGCTGCTGGCACCGTCGGCGGTGGAAATGAGCGTGCTGATGCGGGATTATCCCGTGATGCTCGCCATGACCGTGCTGCTCCTGCTCTTGGCGGCAGGCCTGCGCGGCCCGCACCGCGTGCAGCGCTGGGAAGGCGCGCTGCTGCTGGGGCTGTTCGCCGGCTACCTGATCCTGATCGGCTGGAGTGCCGCCGCATGA
- a CDS encoding KpsF/GutQ family sugar-phosphate isomerase, whose amino-acid sequence MTLDPDNTRKLALAVIETEARAVADLADRIDATFLAACEHILACRGRVVVTGMGKSGHIGGKLAATFASTGTPAFFVHPGEASHGDLGMITRDDVAIALSHSGETDEILTILPLIRRLGVPLIALTGNPGSRLATEATVHLDISVEREACPLGLAPTSSTTATLAMGDALAVAVLDARGFTADDFARSHPGGRLGRRLLIHVGDIMRTGDAIPRIHAGALLRDALLEVSRKGLGMVVICNDDGAIEGVFTDGDLRRTLDRGLDLHRLTVGEVMTRNGCTARPDWLAAEALQIMESRRINALPVIDDERQRLVGAINMHDLLRAGVA is encoded by the coding sequence ATGACACTGGACCCCGACAACACCCGCAAGCTCGCGCTGGCCGTGATCGAAACGGAGGCGCGGGCCGTGGCGGACCTGGCGGACCGGATCGACGCGACCTTCCTGGCCGCCTGCGAGCACATCCTGGCCTGTCGCGGCCGCGTGGTTGTCACCGGCATGGGCAAGTCGGGCCATATCGGCGGCAAGCTCGCGGCGACCTTCGCCTCCACCGGTACACCCGCGTTCTTCGTGCACCCAGGCGAGGCCAGTCACGGGGATCTCGGCATGATCACCCGCGACGACGTGGCGATCGCGCTGTCCCATTCCGGGGAAACCGACGAGATCCTGACCATCCTGCCGTTGATCCGGCGCCTCGGCGTACCTCTGATCGCGCTCACCGGAAACCCCGGGTCGCGGCTGGCGACCGAGGCGACCGTGCATCTGGACATCAGTGTCGAGCGCGAGGCCTGCCCGCTCGGGCTGGCGCCGACCTCCAGCACCACCGCCACGCTGGCCATGGGCGATGCGCTGGCGGTGGCAGTACTCGACGCGCGCGGCTTCACGGCCGACGATTTCGCACGCTCCCATCCCGGGGGGCGCCTCGGACGGCGCCTGCTGATCCATGTCGGTGACATCATGCGCACCGGTGATGCTATCCCGCGCATCCACGCCGGCGCGCTGCTGCGCGACGCCCTGCTCGAAGTCTCGCGCAAGGGACTGGGAATGGTCGTGATTTGCAACGACGACGGCGCCATCGAGGGCGTGTTCACCGACGGAGACCTGCGCCGGACGCTGGACCGCGGCCTCGACCTGCACCGCCTGACCGTCGGCGAGGTGATGACGCGCAACGGCTGCACCGCGCGCCCCGACTGGCTGGCGGCGGAGGCCCTGCAGATCATGGAGAGCCGCCGGATCAATGCCCTGCCGGTGATCGACGACGAACGACAACGCCTGGTAGGAGCGATCAACATGCACGACCTGCTGCGTGCGGGGGTGGCCTGA
- a CDS encoding KdsC family phosphatase has product MPLPPETLKEHQRRIRLLILDVDGVLTDGSLFLGDAGEEYKAFNSRDGHGIRMAQQGGLELAILTGRSSEVVLHRMRDLGVEHILQGRREKGDAVTELLAQSGYQPEHAAFVGDDVVDLPAMRRVSLGIAVADAHPLVLENAHWVTAAPGGRGAVREICEQLLAARGSLEKILDAYLRH; this is encoded by the coding sequence ATGCCGCTGCCTCCCGAAACCCTGAAGGAGCATCAACGCCGGATCCGCCTGCTGATCCTCGACGTGGACGGCGTGCTGACCGACGGCAGCCTGTTCCTAGGTGATGCGGGCGAGGAATACAAAGCCTTCAACAGCCGTGACGGCCATGGCATCCGCATGGCACAGCAAGGCGGTCTCGAACTCGCGATCCTGACGGGACGAAGCTCGGAGGTCGTATTGCACCGGATGCGGGATCTCGGGGTGGAGCACATCCTGCAGGGACGTCGGGAAAAAGGGGATGCGGTAACCGAACTGCTCGCACAAAGCGGGTACCAGCCGGAACATGCCGCCTTCGTGGGCGACGACGTCGTCGACCTGCCGGCGATGCGGCGAGTGTCACTGGGCATCGCCGTTGCCGACGCCCATCCGCTGGTGCTGGAAAACGCCCACTGGGTCACCGCCGCACCGGGCGGACGCGGCGCAGTACGCGAGATCTGCGAGCAGCTGCTGGCCGCCCGGGGCAGCCTGGAGAAGATCCTCGATGCCTATCTCCGACACTAA
- the lptC gene encoding LPS export ABC transporter periplasmic protein LptC produces MQLDITGFVLRVTDERGEITHVLEGESLQQFDELGLQRAEDPRLEFLTDGHIDWVWTAPAAVHYPAAHRLVLLGTTEGLRLPSPEQPQTEITSADVTIVTDTREVFTDARATLVRPGLFMTGIGMHADVAADLIELRSEVETVYAPENPRDMRR; encoded by the coding sequence GTGCAGCTCGACATCACCGGATTCGTGCTGCGGGTCACCGACGAACGCGGCGAGATCACCCATGTACTAGAAGGCGAGAGCCTCCAGCAGTTCGACGAACTGGGCCTGCAGCGCGCCGAGGATCCGCGTCTGGAATTCCTGACCGACGGCCATATCGACTGGGTCTGGACCGCGCCCGCCGCGGTACACTACCCGGCAGCGCACCGGCTGGTGCTGCTGGGCACCACGGAGGGTTTGCGCCTGCCGAGCCCGGAGCAGCCGCAGACCGAGATCACGAGTGCCGACGTGACCATCGTGACCGACACCCGCGAGGTGTTCACCGATGCCCGGGCCACGCTGGTCCGTCCGGGCCTGTTCATGACCGGCATCGGGATGCACGCCGACGTGGCGGCCGACCTCATCGAACTGCGAAGCGAGGTCGAAACGGTCTATGCTCCGGAAAACCCACGGGACATGCGACGATGA
- the lptA gene encoding lipopolysaccharide transport periplasmic protein LptA translates to MNETRPAPQSPVGAATALLGLALFAAPAILAAQTLEELPVHISADRAEMDDRRGVGTYSGSVEVTRGNLTLHADRIVIHAPERRPVRMEAEGNPVRAESPDPAGQPRVATADRMEYTFDDQILVLLQDARVQTATEDASGERITYDLAQDIIGIEGSETRRVHITILPRPE, encoded by the coding sequence ATGAACGAGACCCGCCCTGCCCCCCAGTCACCTGTCGGTGCCGCGACCGCCTTGCTGGGCCTGGCGCTGTTTGCCGCTCCGGCGATCCTGGCCGCCCAGACTCTGGAAGAACTGCCGGTCCATATCAGTGCCGACCGCGCGGAGATGGATGACCGGCGCGGCGTCGGAACCTACAGCGGCAGCGTCGAGGTCACCCGGGGCAACCTCACGCTGCATGCCGACCGCATCGTGATCCACGCCCCGGAACGGCGCCCGGTACGAATGGAAGCCGAGGGTAACCCGGTCCGGGCCGAATCGCCCGACCCCGCCGGGCAGCCGCGCGTGGCCACCGCCGACCGGATGGAATACACCTTCGACGACCAGATCCTGGTGCTGTTGCAGGATGCGCGGGTGCAGACCGCAACCGAAGATGCCAGCGGTGAGCGCATCACCTACGACCTCGCACAGGACATCATCGGGATCGAGGGCAGCGAAACGCGGAGGGTACACATCACGATCCTCCCGCGCCCGGAATGA
- the lptB gene encoding LPS export ABC transporter ATP-binding protein, which produces MGAAGPETPCPASAADACLTGTGLTKRYGKRTVLSQVDVHLRHGEVVGLLGPNGAGKTTCFYILVGLIQPDAGRIELAKRDVTRAPVHLRARLGLGYLPQEASIFRRLTVWQNLQAVLELRRDLDAAGRRETGDALIEEFQLETVRDSPGIALSGGERRRAEIARALAGNPQFVCLDEPFAGVDPISVVEIQDVIGHLKQRGIGVLISDHNVRETLGICDRAYILSEGRLLSEGTPAELLADHRVRTVYLGEHFRL; this is translated from the coding sequence ATGGGGGCCGCTGGGCCAGAAACCCCCTGTCCGGCGAGCGCTGCCGACGCCTGCCTGACTGGAACCGGCCTGACCAAGCGTTACGGCAAGCGGACGGTCCTGTCCCAGGTGGACGTCCACCTGCGTCACGGCGAGGTGGTCGGGCTGCTGGGGCCGAACGGTGCCGGCAAGACGACCTGCTTCTATATCCTGGTCGGCCTGATCCAGCCGGATGCCGGCCGGATCGAACTGGCCAAGCGCGACGTGACCCGGGCCCCGGTACACCTGCGCGCCCGGCTGGGTCTCGGCTACCTGCCCCAGGAGGCGTCGATCTTCCGGCGGCTGACGGTGTGGCAGAACCTGCAGGCCGTGCTGGAACTGCGCCGCGACCTGGATGCGGCCGGCCGGCGCGAGACCGGCGATGCGCTGATCGAGGAATTCCAGCTCGAAACGGTCCGCGACAGCCCCGGTATCGCGCTGTCGGGCGGCGAGCGCCGACGCGCCGAAATTGCCAGGGCGCTGGCCGGCAACCCGCAGTTCGTCTGCCTCGACGAGCCGTTCGCCGGCGTGGATCCGATCTCCGTGGTCGAGATCCAGGACGTGATCGGACATCTGAAACAGCGCGGCATCGGGGTGCTGATCTCGGATCACAACGTGCGCGAGACGCTGGGAATCTGCGACCGCGCCTACATCCTAAGCGAGGGACGGCTGCTCAGCGAGGGCACCCCCGCGGAACTGCTCGCCGACCACCGGGTACGTACCGTCTACCTGGGCGAACACTTCCGCCTGTAG